One Streptomyces sp. RPA4-2 genomic window carries:
- a CDS encoding LLM class flavin-dependent oxidoreductase, with translation MTVHLHWFLPTGGDGRTLVDRHAYASNPIGRARQADGVRAPDIEYLAQIAKAAEQLGFEAVLTPTGTWCEDAWLTTVALAQHTERLKFLVAFRPGVVSPTLAAQMAATYQRITRGRLLLNVVTGGDSAEQRRFGDHLGHDQRYARTDEFLSVVRGVWSGQPYDFDGSHYRIEGGLTALPPEPLPEIFFGGSSAAAGPVAARHADVYLTWGEPPAQVREKIDWIRSLAEREGRTVRFGIRLHSVSRDSSAAAWSTANRLLDDLDADTIAAAQSALGRSESVGQRRMLALHGGSRDELEISPNLWAGVGLVRGGAGTALVGSHAEVADRIEEYHALGIEHFVLSGYPHLEEAYWFGEGVIPVLAARGLLPQVPEPLPRTAAGGGAPLLVAGGR, from the coding sequence ATGACCGTCCATCTCCACTGGTTCCTGCCGACCGGCGGTGACGGCCGCACCCTGGTGGACCGGCACGCGTACGCGTCCAACCCCATCGGCCGCGCGCGGCAGGCCGACGGGGTCAGGGCACCCGACATCGAGTACCTGGCCCAGATCGCGAAGGCCGCGGAGCAGTTGGGCTTCGAGGCCGTGCTCACCCCCACCGGTACGTGGTGCGAGGACGCGTGGCTGACCACGGTGGCGCTGGCCCAGCACACCGAACGGCTGAAGTTCCTGGTGGCGTTCCGGCCCGGTGTCGTGTCGCCGACCCTCGCGGCGCAGATGGCCGCGACCTACCAGCGGATCACGCGGGGACGGCTGCTCCTCAATGTCGTCACCGGTGGCGACTCGGCCGAGCAGCGGCGCTTCGGCGACCATCTCGGCCACGATCAGCGGTACGCGCGTACGGACGAGTTCCTGTCCGTGGTGCGCGGCGTGTGGAGCGGGCAGCCGTACGACTTCGACGGGAGCCACTACCGGATCGAGGGTGGGCTGACGGCGCTGCCGCCCGAACCGCTGCCGGAGATCTTCTTCGGCGGTTCGTCGGCAGCCGCGGGGCCGGTCGCGGCCCGGCACGCGGACGTCTATCTCACCTGGGGCGAGCCTCCGGCCCAGGTGCGGGAGAAGATCGACTGGATTCGCTCGCTGGCCGAGCGCGAGGGGCGGACGGTCCGCTTCGGCATCCGGCTGCACTCCGTCTCGCGCGACTCGTCCGCCGCGGCCTGGTCGACCGCGAACCGGCTGCTCGACGACCTCGACGCGGACACGATCGCGGCCGCGCAGTCCGCGCTCGGGCGCAGTGAGTCGGTGGGCCAGCGGCGCATGCTGGCGCTGCACGGCGGTTCCCGCGACGAGCTGGAGATCTCCCCGAACCTGTGGGCGGGCGTGGGTCTCGTACGCGGTGGCGCGGGCACCGCTCTCGTCGGCAGCCACGCCGAGGTCGCCGACCGGATCGAGGAGTACCACGCTCTGGGCATCGAGCACTTCGTGCTCTCCGGGTATCCGCACCTGGAGGAGGCGTACTGGTTCGGGGAAGGCGTGATCCCGGTTCTGGCCGCCCGGGGGCTGCTGCCTCAGGTCCCGGAGCCGCTGCCGCGTACGGCGGCGGGAGGTGGTGCGCCGCTGCTGGTCGCGGGCGGCCGCTGA
- a CDS encoding ABC transporter ATP-binding protein, with the protein MRPERSTWTPSPAESEQPRQVRRILKLFRPYRGRLAIVGVLVGASSLVTVATPFLLKEILDVAIPQGRTGLLSLLALGMILSAVVTSIFGVLQTLISTTVGQRVMHDLRTAVYGRLQRMSLAFFTRTRTGEVQSRIANDIGGMQATVTSTATSLVSNLTSVVATIVAMIALDWRLTVVSLLLLPVFVWISRRVGNERKKIATERQKQMAAMAATVTESLSVSGILLGRTMGRGDSLTKAFEAESDSLVDLEVKSNMAGRWRMSVIGIVMAAMPAVIYWAAGMAIQFGGPSVSLGTLVAFVSLQQGLFRPAVSLLSTGVQIQTSLALFQRIFEYLDLPIDITEPERPVHLDQVKGEIRFEDVEFRYDDKSNPILDGIDITVPAGGSLAVVGPTGSGKSTLSYLVPRLYDVTGGRVTLDGIDVRDLDFDTLARGIGVVSQETYLFHASVADNLRFARPDATDEELWAAARAAQIHDHIASLPDGYDTVVGERGHRFSGGEKQRLAIARTILRDPPVLILDEATSALDTRTEHAVQKAIDALSANRTTLTIAHRLSTIRGADQIVVLDSGRAVERGTHEELLERDGRYAGLVRRDAQLEPTR; encoded by the coding sequence ATGCGCCCCGAGCGATCCACCTGGACCCCGTCCCCCGCCGAGAGCGAACAGCCGCGGCAGGTGCGCCGCATCCTGAAGCTCTTCCGGCCCTACCGCGGCCGCCTCGCGATCGTCGGTGTGCTGGTCGGCGCCTCGTCCCTCGTCACGGTCGCGACACCCTTCCTGCTGAAGGAGATCCTGGACGTCGCCATTCCTCAGGGTCGTACGGGTCTGCTGAGCCTGCTCGCGCTCGGCATGATCCTCAGCGCGGTCGTCACCAGCATCTTCGGCGTCCTGCAGACCCTGATCTCCACGACGGTCGGCCAGCGCGTCATGCACGACCTGCGCACCGCCGTCTACGGCCGGCTGCAGCGCATGTCGCTCGCCTTCTTCACCCGCACCCGCACGGGAGAGGTCCAGTCCCGCATCGCCAACGACATCGGCGGCATGCAGGCGACGGTGACCTCCACCGCCACCTCGCTGGTCTCGAACCTCACGAGCGTCGTCGCCACGATCGTCGCGATGATCGCCCTCGACTGGCGGCTCACCGTCGTCTCGCTGCTCCTGCTGCCGGTCTTCGTGTGGATCAGCCGCCGGGTGGGCAACGAACGCAAGAAGATCGCCACCGAGCGGCAGAAGCAGATGGCCGCGATGGCCGCCACCGTCACCGAGTCGCTCTCCGTCAGCGGCATCCTGCTCGGCCGCACGATGGGCCGCGGTGATTCGCTCACCAAGGCCTTCGAGGCCGAGTCGGACAGCCTGGTCGACCTCGAGGTGAAGTCGAACATGGCGGGGCGCTGGCGGATGTCCGTCATCGGCATCGTGATGGCCGCCATGCCCGCCGTCATCTACTGGGCGGCGGGCATGGCCATCCAGTTCGGCGGTCCGTCCGTCTCGCTGGGTACGCTCGTCGCCTTCGTCTCGCTCCAACAGGGCCTGTTCCGCCCGGCGGTGAGCCTGCTGTCCACCGGTGTCCAGATCCAGACCTCGCTCGCGCTCTTCCAGCGCATCTTCGAGTACCTGGACCTGCCCATCGACATCACCGAGCCGGAGCGGCCGGTCCACCTCGACCAGGTCAAGGGCGAGATCCGCTTCGAGGACGTCGAGTTCCGCTACGACGACAAGAGCAATCCGATCCTCGACGGCATCGACATCACCGTGCCCGCCGGCGGCAGCCTCGCCGTCGTCGGCCCGACCGGTTCCGGCAAGTCCACGCTCAGCTATCTGGTGCCAAGGCTGTACGACGTCACGGGCGGCCGTGTCACGCTCGACGGGATCGACGTGCGCGACCTGGACTTCGACACGCTCGCGCGGGGAATCGGTGTCGTCTCCCAGGAGACGTACCTCTTCCACGCCTCGGTCGCGGACAACCTGCGCTTCGCCAGGCCGGACGCCACCGACGAGGAGTTGTGGGCGGCGGCGCGGGCGGCCCAGATCCACGACCACATCGCGTCGTTGCCCGACGGGTACGACACGGTCGTGGGCGAGCGCGGCCACCGCTTCTCCGGCGGGGAGAAGCAGCGCCTGGCCATCGCGCGCACCATCCTGCGCGACCCGCCGGTGCTCATCCTCGACGAGGCGACCAGCGCTCTGGACACCCGCACGGAGCACGCCGTCCAGAAGGCGATCGACGCGCTGTCGGCCAACCGGACCACGCTCACCATCGCGCACCGGCTGTCCACCATCCGGGGCGCGGACCAGATCGTGGTCCTGGATTCCGGCCGAGCGGTCGAACGCGGCACCCACGAGGAGCTGTTGGAGCGGGACGGGCGCTATGCGGGCCTGGTCCGCCGGGACGCCCAACTGGAGCCGACAAGATGA
- a CDS encoding MarR family winged helix-turn-helix transcriptional regulator — protein MTTPDADGLLAEQLLRLTRRVHRIQKRHLEQRGLGITPAQSRLLRTLAHYGSPPRMADLAERLEVVPRAVTTLVDGLEASGKVRRVPDPSNRRVIRIEVTDQGRAALQELRGARRSAAEEILAPLSDEQREVLGGLLDTLVDGMPRLEKRC, from the coding sequence ATGACCACCCCCGATGCCGACGGCCTCCTCGCCGAGCAGTTGCTGCGGCTGACCCGCCGCGTGCACCGCATCCAGAAGCGGCATCTGGAGCAGCGCGGGCTGGGCATCACTCCGGCCCAGTCCCGGCTGTTGCGCACACTCGCGCACTACGGCTCACCGCCGCGCATGGCCGATCTCGCCGAGCGGCTGGAGGTGGTCCCGCGGGCGGTGACCACACTGGTCGACGGCCTGGAGGCGAGCGGAAAGGTGCGCCGGGTCCCCGATCCCAGCAATCGGCGGGTGATCCGGATCGAGGTCACGGACCAGGGGCGCGCGGCACTGCAGGAGCTGCGGGGCGCGCGCCGGTCGGCCGCGGAGGAGATCCTCGCTCCGCTCTCGGACGAGCAACGCGAGGTGCTGGGCGGGCTGCTGGACACCCTCGTGGACGGGATGCCCCGGCTGGAAAAGCGCTGCTGA
- a CDS encoding ABC transporter substrate-binding protein: MRRRLVPAALLPLALLLTACGGASVADTAAGAGTDGKGSLTLDVGDQKGGSEAVLRAAGELKNLDYKIKWSTFTSGPPLLEAVNAKAVDIGGVGNTPPVFAAGADSKISVVAAWRGTSKGEAVLVPKNSSLKRPEELKGKSIAVAQGSSAHYQLIASLKKAGLKLGDVKVKYLQPADALAAFTGGKVDAWAVWDPYTSQVVEAGQGRILTDGDGVVNGLNFQVAAPGALRDSRKAAAVKDYLERLRRAQDWVYDHPDAWAKVWAKDTGLPYAVALASVKRTNASRIAVAVDKPLIASEQRIADTFTGLGLIPHKVDFSAFVDTRFNGGLPASTTTPRVYKES, from the coding sequence ATGCGACGACGCCTCGTCCCCGCCGCTCTCCTCCCCCTCGCCCTGCTGCTCACCGCCTGCGGCGGCGCCTCGGTCGCCGACACCGCCGCGGGTGCCGGAACCGACGGCAAGGGTTCCCTCACACTCGACGTCGGTGACCAGAAAGGCGGTTCGGAGGCGGTGCTGCGGGCCGCCGGGGAGCTCAAGAACCTCGACTACAAGATCAAATGGTCGACGTTCACCTCAGGCCCGCCTCTCCTGGAGGCCGTCAACGCCAAGGCCGTCGACATCGGCGGGGTCGGCAACACCCCACCCGTCTTCGCGGCCGGCGCCGACTCGAAGATCTCGGTGGTGGCCGCCTGGCGCGGCACGTCCAAGGGCGAGGCCGTCCTCGTACCGAAGAACTCGTCGCTGAAGCGCCCCGAGGAGCTGAAGGGCAAGTCCATAGCCGTGGCGCAGGGTTCGTCCGCGCACTACCAGCTGATCGCCTCGCTCAAGAAGGCCGGTCTGAAGCTGGGCGACGTGAAGGTCAAGTACCTGCAGCCCGCCGACGCGCTGGCCGCGTTCACCGGCGGCAAGGTGGACGCGTGGGCGGTGTGGGACCCGTACACCTCACAGGTGGTCGAGGCGGGACAGGGCCGGATCCTGACGGACGGAGACGGGGTGGTCAACGGGCTCAACTTCCAGGTGGCCGCGCCCGGTGCGCTCAGGGACAGCCGGAAGGCGGCGGCGGTCAAGGACTACCTGGAGCGGCTGCGGCGCGCCCAGGACTGGGTCTACGACCACCCGGACGCCTGGGCGAAGGTGTGGGCGAAGGACACCGGGCTGCCGTACGCGGTGGCGCTCGCCTCGGTGAAGCGGACGAACGCCAGCCGTATCGCGGTCGCCGTCGACAAGCCGCTCATCGCCTCCGAGCAGCGCATCGCGGACACCTTCACCGGCCTCGGGCTCATCCCGCACAAGGTCGACTTCTCGGCGTTCGTCGACACCCGCTTCAACGGCGGGCTGCCGGCGTCCACCACCACTCCCCGCGTCTACAAGGAGTCGTGA
- a CDS encoding ABC transporter ATP-binding protein produces MATDIHRPVTAEKSAAAARIPARTQTPAHVPAQTPSRAQAEASAPLPAVRVQGLTRVFDGRAVIQDLHLDVRPGEFVALLGRSGCGKSTLLRILAGLDRDIEGSVLVPRRKAVAFQAPRLMPWKKVWRNVLLGLPGKPERSVAEQALTEVGLTHRSDAWPKTLSGGEAQRASLARALVREPDLLLLDEPFGALDALTRITAQRLVGELWRRRGCAVLLVTHDVEEAVLLADRVLVMDEGAIAYETQVGLDRPRDIADPRFAALRAGLLERLGVDSAS; encoded by the coding sequence ATGGCGACCGACATTCACAGGCCGGTGACCGCGGAGAAGTCCGCGGCGGCGGCGCGCATACCCGCGCGGACGCAGACCCCCGCACACGTGCCCGCACAGACCCCGTCGCGCGCACAGGCGGAGGCATCCGCCCCCCTCCCGGCCGTACGTGTCCAGGGGCTCACCCGCGTCTTCGACGGCCGCGCCGTCATCCAGGACCTCCATCTCGACGTGCGGCCCGGGGAGTTCGTGGCGCTGCTCGGTCGCAGCGGCTGTGGCAAGTCCACGCTGCTGCGCATCCTCGCCGGGCTCGACCGTGACATCGAGGGCTCCGTCCTCGTCCCGCGCCGCAAGGCCGTCGCGTTCCAGGCGCCGCGGCTGATGCCGTGGAAGAAGGTGTGGCGCAACGTCCTGCTCGGACTGCCCGGCAAGCCCGAACGCTCTGTCGCCGAGCAGGCGTTGACCGAGGTCGGCCTCACCCACCGCTCCGACGCGTGGCCCAAGACGCTCTCCGGTGGCGAGGCCCAACGTGCCTCGCTGGCCCGCGCGTTGGTGCGCGAGCCCGATCTGCTGCTGCTCGACGAGCCGTTCGGCGCGCTCGACGCCCTCACCCGGATCACGGCGCAGCGGCTGGTCGGCGAGTTGTGGCGACGGCGCGGCTGCGCGGTCCTGCTGGTGACGCACGACGTGGAGGAGGCCGTGCTCCTCGCCGACCGGGTCCTGGTCATGGACGAGGGTGCGATCGCGTACGAGACCCAGGTCGGGCTGGACCGCCCGCGCGACATCGCCGACCCCCGTTTCGCCGCTCTGCGTGCCGGGCTCCTGGAGCGCCTGGGCGTCGACAGCGCGTCCTGA
- a CDS encoding ABC transporter permease: protein MTISHAPPGPSESDIPGISAAVEHTARAPASPELVPIVPSSTRRARVPRWLRRTSGPLLLLALWQLLSGTGVLAPGVLAPPGTIARVGADLVTDGSLPNAMGVSLQRVAVGLLLGTVIGTGLALVSGLFRIGEDLVDASVQMLRTVPFVGLIPLFIIWFGIGEAPKIAIITLGVSFPLYLNVYAGIRGVDSQLIEAGESLGLSRWGLVRHVVLPGALPGALTGLRYSLGIAWLALVFAEQINADAGIGFLMVQARDFLRTDVIVVCLIVYAFLGLLADFVVRSLERLLLQWRPTFTGR, encoded by the coding sequence ATGACCATCAGCCATGCCCCGCCCGGTCCTTCCGAGTCCGATATTCCTGGAATATCCGCGGCCGTCGAGCACACCGCGCGGGCACCGGCGTCGCCCGAGCTCGTCCCGATCGTGCCGAGTTCCACGCGCCGTGCCCGCGTCCCCCGCTGGCTGCGCCGCACCTCCGGTCCCCTTCTGCTGCTCGCGCTCTGGCAACTCCTCAGCGGTACGGGCGTACTGGCCCCCGGCGTCCTCGCCCCGCCCGGCACCATCGCGCGGGTCGGCGCCGATCTGGTCACCGACGGCTCGCTGCCGAACGCGATGGGCGTCTCCTTGCAACGCGTCGCCGTCGGGCTCCTGTTGGGAACGGTCATCGGCACCGGTCTCGCCCTCGTGTCCGGGCTCTTCCGTATCGGCGAGGACCTGGTGGACGCGAGCGTGCAGATGCTGCGGACCGTGCCCTTCGTCGGACTGATCCCGCTGTTCATCATCTGGTTCGGGATCGGCGAGGCCCCGAAGATCGCCATCATCACGCTGGGCGTCTCCTTCCCGCTCTATCTGAACGTGTACGCCGGTATCCGCGGCGTCGACTCCCAGTTGATCGAGGCCGGGGAGTCGCTCGGGCTCTCCCGCTGGGGGCTCGTGCGGCACGTCGTGCTGCCGGGCGCGCTGCCCGGTGCCCTGACCGGGCTTCGCTACTCCCTCGGCATCGCCTGGCTGGCGCTGGTCTTCGCCGAACAGATCAACGCGGACGCCGGGATCGGCTTCCTGATGGTGCAGGCCCGCGACTTCCTGCGGACCGACGTGATCGTGGTCTGTCTGATCGTCTACGCCTTCCTCGGCCTGCTCGCCGACTTCGTCGTCCGCTCCCTCGAAAGGCTGCTGCTGCAATGGCGACCGACATTCACAGGCCGGTGA
- a CDS encoding NAD(P)-binding domain-containing protein yields the protein MNNTGAQARAVDVVVVGAGQAGLSSAYHLRRTGFEPERDFVVLDHAPRPGGAWQFRWPSLTYGKVHGMHSLPGLELEGADPARPSSEVIAEYFDTYERTFDLRVRRPVEVTAVRDGTEGRLLVETSDGTWSARALINATGTWDRPFWPRCPGQETFRGRQLHTAQYPGPEEFAGHRVVVVGGGASGTQHLMEIAPYAAATTWVTRKPPVFREGPFTEDFGRAAVALVEERVRQGLPPKSVVSVTGLPLNDAIRQALADGVLDRQPMFDRIVPDGVEWADGHRVAADVILWATGFRAAIDHLAPLRLREPGGGIRVEGTRAAADPRIHLVGYGPSASTIGANRAGRAAVRDIRRLLAGVPAGA from the coding sequence GTGAACAACACTGGGGCGCAGGCGCGCGCGGTCGATGTCGTGGTGGTGGGTGCCGGTCAGGCTGGACTGTCCAGCGCCTACCACTTGCGGCGCACCGGTTTCGAGCCGGAGCGCGACTTCGTGGTGCTGGACCACGCGCCGCGGCCCGGCGGCGCGTGGCAGTTCCGCTGGCCGTCGCTGACCTACGGCAAGGTGCACGGAATGCACTCGCTGCCCGGCCTCGAGCTGGAGGGCGCGGACCCGGCGCGACCGTCCTCGGAGGTCATCGCCGAGTACTTCGACACTTATGAGCGCACGTTCGATCTGCGGGTGCGGCGGCCCGTCGAGGTGACGGCGGTCCGGGACGGCACCGAGGGACGACTGCTCGTCGAGACCTCCGACGGCACGTGGTCGGCGCGGGCGCTGATCAACGCGACGGGCACCTGGGACCGGCCGTTCTGGCCGCGCTGTCCGGGACAGGAGACCTTCCGCGGACGGCAGTTGCACACGGCGCAGTACCCCGGGCCCGAGGAGTTCGCCGGGCACCGTGTGGTCGTCGTGGGCGGTGGCGCGTCCGGCACCCAGCATCTGATGGAGATCGCTCCGTACGCGGCCGCGACCACCTGGGTGACACGGAAGCCGCCGGTCTTCCGCGAGGGGCCGTTCACCGAGGACTTCGGCCGGGCGGCCGTCGCGCTCGTCGAGGAACGGGTACGGCAGGGGCTGCCGCCCAAGAGCGTCGTCTCGGTGACGGGGCTGCCGTTGAACGACGCGATCCGCCAGGCCCTCGCCGACGGCGTGCTGGACCGGCAGCCGATGTTCGATCGCATCGTCCCGGACGGCGTGGAGTGGGCCGACGGACACCGCGTGGCCGCCGACGTCATCCTGTGGGCGACCGGCTTCCGCGCCGCCATCGACCATCTGGCGCCTCTGCGGCTGCGCGAGCCGGGCGGCGGCATCCGCGTCGAGGGCACCCGTGCCGCGGCCGATCCGCGGATCCATCTGGTCGGCTACGGGCCGTCGGCCAGCACCATCGGCGCCAACCGGGCCGGACGCGCGGCGGTACGGGACATCAGGCGGCTGCTGGCCGGAGTGCCGGCCGGCGCCTGA
- a CDS encoding ABC transporter ATP-binding protein yields the protein MQIQDLPYPDPGVPDARSGPRFLRWLGRNQLGGQFKALAWGLLHFVAVAGLPFCVGLAVQAVVDRSGTRLALTGGLMALCGAGIALGETMLHRAAVTNWITAAARVQQLLAHKTAQLGSALTQRVAAGEVVAVSTGDVEKIGWFVEALSRFAAAALTVVLVCVGLVVYQPDLGVIVAVGVPVLALAVLPLLPRATRRADFQREKAGRATELASDTVAGLRVLRGIGGEELFLDRYRRASQEVRRAAVRSARMWSLISAVQVLLPGLLMIAVIWHGVHLARDGRITVGELVTVYSTVMLLTYPLRHFEEIAMAYSFSRPSAKRAARVLALERATDSGGSRSAEVPGGDLYDPVTGLLAPAGRLTAVVCGDPDVAGVLAERLGGHPSVEGTSVLLGGVPLDDLPLGSARTAVLVQDKDPVLLSGSLRELLDVPSSGGVSAAEALAAAQCGDVLDALTQGSLDAEDPMDARITERGRSLSGGQRQRLALARSLVTDPGVLVLDEPTSAVDSHTEARIADGVRALRAGRTTVVFTSSPLLLDHADRVVLVHEGSVAAVGVHRELVLGEPRYRAVVTRETDEEAASDGGRAGVGTSDATAGLDKIDEHDEHDEHDELDTLDGLGRNSEIDALEEIEETA from the coding sequence ATGCAGATTCAAGACCTTCCCTATCCAGACCCGGGTGTGCCGGACGCCCGTTCCGGCCCCCGATTCCTGCGGTGGCTCGGCCGGAATCAGCTGGGCGGCCAGTTCAAGGCCCTGGCCTGGGGACTGCTGCACTTCGTCGCCGTCGCCGGGCTTCCGTTCTGTGTGGGCCTGGCCGTGCAGGCCGTCGTCGACAGATCCGGCACACGGCTGGCTCTGACCGGTGGGCTGATGGCGCTGTGCGGTGCGGGCATCGCGCTGGGCGAAACCATGCTGCACCGGGCCGCGGTCACCAACTGGATCACCGCCGCCGCACGCGTCCAGCAGTTGCTGGCGCACAAGACCGCCCAGCTCGGTTCGGCGCTGACCCAACGCGTCGCTGCCGGCGAGGTCGTCGCCGTCTCCACCGGCGACGTCGAGAAGATCGGCTGGTTCGTGGAGGCTCTGTCGCGGTTCGCGGCGGCCGCGCTGACCGTCGTCCTCGTCTGCGTCGGCCTGGTCGTCTACCAGCCGGACCTGGGCGTGATCGTCGCCGTGGGCGTGCCCGTCCTGGCGCTCGCCGTGCTGCCGCTGCTGCCCCGCGCCACCCGCCGCGCCGACTTCCAGCGGGAGAAGGCCGGACGCGCCACCGAACTGGCCTCGGACACCGTCGCGGGTCTGCGCGTGCTGCGCGGCATCGGTGGCGAGGAACTCTTCCTCGACCGCTACCGCCGCGCGTCCCAGGAGGTCCGCCGGGCAGCCGTGCGCAGCGCCCGGATGTGGTCGCTGATCTCGGCCGTCCAGGTGCTGCTGCCCGGCCTGCTCATGATCGCCGTCATCTGGCACGGCGTGCACCTGGCCCGCGACGGCCGGATCACGGTCGGCGAACTGGTCACCGTCTACAGCACGGTCATGCTGCTCACCTACCCGCTGCGGCACTTCGAGGAGATCGCCATGGCGTACTCCTTCTCCCGTCCGTCCGCCAAGCGCGCCGCCCGGGTGCTGGCCCTGGAACGGGCCACGGACAGTGGCGGGTCACGCTCGGCCGAGGTGCCGGGCGGCGACCTGTACGACCCCGTCACCGGGCTTCTCGCGCCCGCGGGGCGGCTCACCGCCGTGGTCTGCGGCGACCCGGACGTGGCGGGCGTGCTCGCCGAGCGCCTGGGTGGCCATCCCTCCGTGGAGGGCACCTCGGTGCTCCTGGGAGGTGTACCGCTCGACGACCTGCCGCTCGGCTCCGCGAGGACGGCCGTCCTCGTCCAGGACAAGGACCCGGTGCTGCTGTCCGGCTCGCTGCGCGAGCTGCTGGACGTGCCCTCCTCGGGTGGGGTGAGCGCCGCCGAGGCGCTGGCCGCCGCGCAGTGCGGCGACGTCCTGGACGCGCTGACGCAGGGCTCGCTGGACGCCGAGGACCCGATGGACGCCCGCATCACCGAGCGCGGACGCTCCCTGTCGGGCGGCCAGCGCCAGCGTCTGGCCCTGGCCCGGTCACTGGTCACCGACCCCGGCGTGCTGGTCCTGGACGAGCCGACCTCCGCGGTCGACTCGCACACCGAGGCCCGGATCGCCGACGGTGTCCGCGCTCTGCGCGCCGGACGCACAACGGTCGTCTTCACCTCCTCACCGCTGCTCCTGGACCACGCGGACCGGGTCGTACTCGTCCACGAGGGCTCGGTCGCGGCCGTCGGAGTACACCGCGAGCTGGTGCTCGGCGAACCGCGGTACAGGGCGGTGGTCACCCGCGAGACGGACGAGGAAGCCGCCTCCGACGGTGGACGGGCGGGCGTCGGGACAAGCGACGCGACGGCCGGGCTCGACAAGATCGACGAGCACGACGAGCACGACGAGCACGACGAGCTCGACACGCTCGACGGGCTCGGCAGGAACAGCGAGATCGACGCACTGGAAGAAATCGAGGAAACCGCATGA
- the mltG gene encoding endolytic transglycosylase MltG has protein sequence MQMNTPRRSTIRLTRRGRVALVATGAVVAVTAVAVPLLIVGGEEAPRASLVIPEGWRAGQVYRAVDKALALPAGATKKSLAKAHLKLPDDAAGNPEGYLYPATYPVDEKATPESLLRFMVDTADKRFHGNPITAGAQRNAMDVYQVVTTASIVQAEAATKADMAKVARVIFNRLQQGMPLQMDSTLNYALNRSTLNTTASDTKLKSPYNSYERMGLPPTPIANPGEDAMRAAINPTPGDWLYFVTVKPGDTRFTASFEEHQRNVAEFNRNNRASGASAPSSSS, from the coding sequence ATGCAGATGAACACTCCGCGACGGAGCACGATTCGACTGACGCGCCGGGGCCGGGTCGCCCTCGTCGCGACCGGAGCCGTCGTGGCGGTCACCGCCGTGGCGGTGCCGCTGCTGATCGTCGGAGGCGAGGAGGCGCCCCGCGCCTCCCTCGTGATCCCGGAGGGCTGGCGTGCGGGCCAGGTCTACCGGGCCGTCGACAAAGCGCTCGCCCTGCCCGCGGGTGCCACCAAGAAGTCCCTGGCCAAAGCTCATCTGAAACTGCCCGACGACGCGGCGGGCAACCCCGAGGGGTACCTGTACCCGGCGACGTACCCGGTCGACGAGAAGGCGACGCCGGAGTCGCTGCTGCGCTTCATGGTCGACACGGCCGACAAGAGATTCCACGGGAACCCGATCACCGCGGGAGCCCAGCGCAACGCGATGGACGTCTATCAGGTGGTCACCACCGCGAGCATCGTCCAGGCGGAGGCCGCCACCAAGGCCGACATGGCCAAGGTGGCCCGGGTGATCTTCAACCGGCTTCAGCAGGGCATGCCGCTGCAGATGGACTCCACGCTCAACTACGCGTTGAACCGGTCCACGCTGAACACGACCGCGAGCGACACGAAGCTCAAGAGCCCCTACAACTCCTACGAGCGCATGGGTCTGCCGCCCACACCGATCGCCAACCCCGGCGAGGACGCGATGCGCGCCGCGATCAATCCGACCCCGGGCGACTGGCTGTACTTCGTCACCGTCAAGCCGGGTGACACCCGCTTCACGGCCAGTTTCGAGGAGCATCAGAGGAACGTCGCCGAGTTCAACCGGAACAACCGGGCGAGCGGGGCCTCGGCCCCGTCGTCGTCCAGCTGA